One Paracoccaceae bacterium genomic region harbors:
- a CDS encoding 3-hydroxyanthranilate 3,4-dioxygenase: MARLAAFNFQKWIDEHKHLLKPPVGNQMVFKEADLMVTVVGGPNKRTDYHDDPVEEFFYQLKGDMLLKLHDTATGEFYDVPIREGDIFLLPAHMRHSPQRPQEGSIGLVIEPARPEGALDAVEWYCFECRSLVHRAEVDLESIVDDLPPIYARFYGDEKARTCPGCGALHPGKEPPAGWVQL; the protein is encoded by the coding sequence CAAGCACCTGCTGAAACCGCCGGTGGGCAACCAGATGGTCTTCAAGGAGGCCGACCTGATGGTCACGGTGGTCGGCGGGCCGAACAAGCGGACCGACTATCACGACGATCCGGTCGAGGAATTCTTCTACCAGCTCAAGGGTGACATGCTGCTGAAGCTGCATGACACGGCCACCGGCGAATTCTATGACGTGCCGATCCGCGAGGGCGACATCTTCCTGCTGCCCGCCCACATGCGGCATTCGCCGCAGCGCCCGCAGGAGGGATCGATCGGACTGGTGATCGAGCCTGCCCGTCCCGAGGGCGCACTGGACGCGGTGGAATGGTACTGTTTCGAATGCCGGTCGCTGGTTCACCGGGCAGAGGTGGACCTTGAGTCCATCGTCGACGACCTGCCACCGATCTACGCCCGTTTCTACGGCGATGAAAAGGCGCGCACCTGCCCCGGTTGCGGGGCGCTGCACCCGGGCAAGGAACCCCCGGCGGGCTGGGTGCAGCTCTGA